In Brassica napus cultivar Da-Ae chromosome A3, Da-Ae, whole genome shotgun sequence, the sequence TTAAGCAGTGATTAACTTCTCATTCACTTCTCTACATtccttgctttctttttcttatttaaaacaaaaccttTAGACTGTCACTCACAAATGATCTTTGGCAACTTCAGGACTTGGAAATTTTTGGATTTGCCAAGGATTTTTAGGCATCTTGAACTTATTATTACTAAGTTTAGGGGAAAATCGCATTTTAAACAATGAAAGTGTCACTTTCTACCACTTTAAACACTGAAGTTTTTTTACTAGTACTTTAAACTTTTAAATAGacgttttttaatttataggcgACATGTACTGTTCATTTTACAGGTAAAATAATCACGTGtcggtttctttttttttcttaaaaataaaaaataaaataaaaataccaaaatgGGATTTTCCTCTAAGTATAGTGAAAAGAAAAACTGAAAAGATGAGGATGGTTAAGATCAGACCAAAGTAGTTCAGAACAGAAAAGAAACTCGCATCAAGAAAAAGAGTAACCCCCCTAAATCGCTTTAGAACCCTGTGTGGAAGTTCCAACACATACATGTATTCCAACACATACATGTATCAGACTATCAGTGAAAAAGAGTTATCACCACACAAGGGTCATTCATCCCAATTCAATCTTACATTTTACATCAACACACTTAAGAGATGGGGCAAACTAAACCGCCATTTTCATCTCTATTTTCTTGTGAGGTTCATAACCAATGAGGTCAAAGTCATCTGCTACAAAAGAGTCAATGTCTTTCTTCTCAGCGTTTATCTTCAAAACATGCAGtatccaaaacaaaaaaaacacattgaATATAGATAAACATGTCTTCATTCCTCAACCATCATTTGTTATTATTGGTAACTTACAGGAAAAGGTTTTGGTGGGTTCTGAAGCTGCTCTTGAAGAGGCCTCACGTGAGTTCGATACACATGAGCATCCCCAATGACATGGACAAAATCACCAGGGACAAGATCACACACATGAGCTAGCATGCAAGTAAGAAGAGAGTAGGAAGCAATGTTAAACGGCACACCAAGGCTCATATCCGCTGAACGCTGATACATCTGGCATGAGAGCTCCCCTTCCGCCACATAGAACTGCGCAAACATGTGGCACGGAGGCAGCGCCATCAGCTTGAGGTCAGAAGGGTTCCAAGCAGATAATATGATACGCCGATCATCAGGATTGTTCTTGATCTTGTCGATTACGTCTGCGAGCTGATCAAAGCCTTGGCTAGTGTAATCAGCATGCATATCTGTGTACCTGTTAAAAAACGAGAGAAATATCTTTTCATccaaacagagaagaagaaaatccaAGAGAAGAGATGCATAGAGATGTTACTGACTTGGCGCCAAAGTGTCTCCATTGAAATCCATAAACACGTCCAAGGTCGCCTtcctctctctcactcagaccAATACTGAAATTAAGTGGCAATGTATCAGCAAGAAGCTTTAATTTCATGAAACGGTTTAACATCTTACCCATCAAGATACTCTCTTGACGCATTCCCATCCCATATATGAATGCCTTTTCCCTGAAGGACCTGCCAATGCATAGAGTCGCCTCtcataactactataaaatcaaataacaaaCAACTTAGCATCTAGATGCAAATACTAATTCATTTGCATAGTTTAAAGCACAGTAGAGATGGTTTAGCTCAACCATGGTGATAAAACATCTTTCTCTTTTTTACCTTTGCATTAGTTGAGCCACTTATAAACCATAGAAGCTCCTCAACAACACCTCTCCAAAACACTCTCTAAACACAAGATGCAACCAAATTGCGTTAATAAGAGATATAGTGCCACTCAAGATATGACAGAAGACCAAAGCCTTCGAAAGTGAGCATATACCTTTGTTGTAAGAAGTGGAAAGCTTCTGCGCAAATTGAACTTCATCTGTGTTCCAAATTTCGACAATGTACCAGTCCCTGTCCTATCATTCTTCACGTTACCATTTGAGATAATATCACCAACCATATTCAAATACCGAAACTCCTCATGCTGATCAAAAACCATCTTGGGAAGAAACGAAAACCTCTTCCCATTAAACTGAAGAGGAGACTGTTGTGACCCGTTAGAGGATGACTCATCAGCAGAACTCTTCACACGGACAAAACTGGTGAAGCGAAACCGAAGTCCATTTTCAGTAACAGGAACAGACGAACACCAAGGCTGATAAACACAAGCGTCAACCTCAGGTATAAACGTATCACATTCAATACTTGTATCAATCTCAGTCAAATGAATAGCATCGCAACTAGGCATGTTCAATGCTTCCCTACAAACAAACACAACAATCAACAATAAGATAAAGGAATTTTAAAAAGGTTTAACTCATATACCTCAATATATCACCACCTCCTATGACAAACACTCTCTCAATAGACAAACAATACGGCGGAGCAGCTAGGAGATGAAGAGCAGAGTCTACACTACTGCAAGTGACAACATTCTCAGTGTTGGCTATGTCAAACCCACCGGAACGAGTTAGAACAACGTTGAGGCGACCGGGAAGGGGCCTGTGCTTGGTGGGGATAGCTTCCCAAGTCTTTCTACCCATCACAACAGCGTTTTTCTTGGTCGGATCGGATGTTGTTTGAGTGATGTCCTTGAAGAACTTGAGATCAGTGGGGAGGTTCCACGGCAATTTGCCGTCTTTGCCGATACCCATTTGTTTGGTTGCAGCTACAACGACTTGGTAAGTCCTCTGAGGGTCTGGAGTTATAGCATCGGCATTGAGAGTAGTTGTCATGGTGAAAAATCAAGACTTTGTAGTTTAAGACAGCAGAGGCTGAGACAATGGAACACAGATTGAGATTCATATGATGTAATAACTATCGAAAGAATCGAACTTTCAGCCTTAATTGCAAAGAAAACGAATACTGAGACTATCACTGACCGATTTAAAGGCGAAAGGAAGAATCTTTGGCGGATTGCTTGGGGGTATTCTGTGACAGGAATTATGGTTAATTCCGGTTTGGATATTTCATTTATGCATTTTGGTTTAGCTTTCTGGTTTAGCTTTGGTTTAGTAAACACTATATGTAAACGTTTACCCATTTGGGAATAATCAATCAAACATTAAAACAATCTTCTTAAACCCTAACTCTCTCTatcatcatgttcatcatcattCACCATTGAATCTCTGTTCTTCGGGATGATCCTTCTTCCTTCGTGGTCGTCCTCTAGGCTTTGATTCTCTGATCTCCGGGTTCTCGGTGAACCTCTGGATTGGGTTTATCTATCATTACTTGTTTTCCTGTCtcaatggtatcagagccttaCGGTTCTCGGACAATAGCTGCGATGGAGGCTCCATCGTTCAACTACAAACCCAAAGCAAGAAAAAGCAAGACCCTTCTGAAGTATTCCTGTGAAGAAATCGAAGAGAGGATGTCAAATGGGTTGTGTATCTTTTGTGAAGAACGAGACACGCCTGGTCATCATGATTTGAAGCACAAAGGGGTGAAGATTCTCATGATCGAAAGTGACGACCAACCTGTCGTGACTGAAAGCGACCACAAACCCATGGTTGAAGAAAGCTTGGCCGACTCTGATGAACTTGTTATTGAAACTGTGATGAAGCCAGATTCTTTCTCTGAATCGTTGGAGGGTTTGACTTCAGATTTACAGGTTGTTTATGCTGCAGATCCAAAAGAAGCTCAAAACAAAAGTGTTGCAGAAGAAAACATGAGTTTCTCTCTTGGGAATAACATCGAACACATGGTGGGCAAGAAATCTCAAGTGGCTGATCACGTATGGGAACCAGGTGGGCTTATTGCCAAGCCAACTTCATGGAACTGCTTAGACAAGTACCTACCCACACGAAACCTTCTTAGAAATGGTTTGGAGATGTTCATTCAATCGGCAGAAACTAAGTCGGTGAATGAGAGGAAGAGCTTCAAGGTACTTTCTGATCTTAGTCTTGAAACATGGATTAGGCTAGCAACCAATGTTTGTAAGTATCAGAAACTGATGTCACTGCTTGTTAAAGAGTCAAGACGTGTATGGGAGCGTGGAGGATTAAAAGCTACGTTTGCTCTTGCGATCTTAACGCCTCCGTTTGATATTAGCTTTGATGATATGGTTATACAAGAGATGAGGAAATCATGTGGTCTGACAGTTGTAGGCTCTGCATCTATAAGCATGATGAGATGGCTTCACATGATAGAGTTGGTTTGTTCAGTGATGATAAAGCTTGATGAGAAGAGTTCACTGAAAAATCTAGAGAAGTTCAGGTCATTGGAGAAGGCAGCGTCAGACGTTAACTCGTTACTGAACGTTCCGGAACCAGTTATGCCTTGCAGTAGGCCACAGCTAGTTTTAGGCTTGAGACAGCTTACTCTTGCTGATATAAAGTTCCACTTGAAGCACAAATGGAGATCTAGGCTATTGGAATCGTTTTCATGCCTGGAAATCACTACGGATCACATTGTGCTCTTCCCAAGTTGTTGCATGAATGCATATTCAGTTCGGGAGCAGGAGACTAAGTCTGGATATCCAGTTTATCAAGAGAATCATGCACACTGTAGCTGTGAGACTATGCTGAAGCAGTGTTTTTTGCAAATTTTGTCTCAACAGAATAAACAGGAAACAAGAAAGCTTTCATTCTCAGATAGCGCTACAACAGACTCGGGTCATCCTTTGCTTAACAACTTTAAGAGTGTACTTGCTCATTCCAACAAAGAGCTGTCACAAGTTCGAGTACAACATGATCAGAAGCTGAGCTTAGCAACCCGGATGTTCAAATGCTCTCCTTCTATATGTGGTGGAGAAATAAATACTGTGACAGTTGTGATCTTGTTAAGGTTGAAGGGTTGGTGTTAAGGCACATGATGCAAGAATATTTTCTTAGTGCTTCTGTCTGGAGTCTATTAACAAAACAGAGCCGACACTGtagcttctttgagttccttTTGCAGTGGAAATGGTATCCTCCAGAACAGACTTGTCAAGCTTGCAGTGGCTGGTTTCTAAGGTTGTGGACATGGCAGAAAAGAGTAAGGTTCTTTTCATCAAGATGGCTGATTTTTGGTGAAAGGGTTACCTCGCCAAGTTGTATTCAAGGCCAGCGATGCACTAAGTTGACACAGCCACACGTGGATATTGTCATTTGTATATCAAAGGAGATGACGCCAGTTACGAACACATGGAGCTTTGATGATTCCTTCCTAGTTACTGAGAAACATAAGTACAATGGAAATGGAGCCACACTCAAGCTTTCTTATCTGATCAGAGGTTACGGAGACAGAGATATCATGAAGCTACAAATTATATGTATCTACATAATGTCACTTCTGTTGTTCTATGGATCATTGCCACGGCCTCCAGAGTTCaggaaaataaagaagaaactCAAAGGGTTAAAACTAGAGCTAAGGGATGAGATCTTAACATCATTATTTGCTGGTACTAGAAATGAGGATGTATCAAGTTGTGGCACCACTGGCCAAGCAAGAGAAGAGGTTGTATCATCTCACGTTGAAGTCCGAAGAACTATTGCGATGTTTCAGTCAAAAGCTTGGATATTCAAGTACAACGATAAGAGACAAGAGAGAGACAGGAATGAGACACAACAACAGGCTCTCAAGATTAAGTTGGAACAAAGCAGATACTGCAGGGAGGTACAAAAGCTGGAGCTTACTTCAATGGCTGGTAATATTGGCTATTTTAATCATTGGTTTGCTGAAGTTTGTGTCGGTGAAGTATTTCATCCACAAAGACCACCAGAGATGTTAGCAGAGCAAGATCAACAGAGATATTATGATGGTTTCGGCACCAAGTTCTTATCATCCTTGAGGACAAGGATGTTCTGAAGGAGGAAGTATTGTGACAGGAATTATGGTTAATTCCGGTTTAGATATTTCATTTATGCATTTTGGTTTAGCTTTCTGGTTTAGCTTTGGTTTAGTAAACACTATATGTAAACGTTTACCCATTTGGGAATAATCAATCAAACATTAAAACAATCTTCTTAAACCCTAACTCTCTCTatcatcatgttcatcatcattCACCATTGAATCTCTGTTCTTCGGGATGATCCTTCTTCTTTCGTGGTCGTCCTCTAGGCTTTGATTCTCCGATCTCCGGGTTCTCGGTGAACCTCTGGATTGGGTTTATCTATCATTACTTGTTTTCCTGTCTCATATTCTGGTAGGTAAAGCCTCCTTGTTCCTCACCACCTAActgttgttttgtttgattgTGAAACTCTCTTTCTGGCGCTTGAAAAGGCCAGCGAGAGGTGTGATAAGCGAGAGAGTAAATAAATAAGCGGAAACCCACCAGAGTTATctcataaacaaaaatattaataatgttattatttcattattaattaaattttaaaatcataaaaacaatattatacCAATCATAAATTGACACATTTGCAAAAGTATCTTAATTAggttctcaaaaaaaaaatatttttttctctgtattttttttttttgttcacaaaTACTTCAttacttaaaatttaaagtGGGTTTTTTACAGGGCCTCTGAGGGCCTACTTAGCCAAGTTATCCTCAAAACAGAGAGAGGGACGATTAACATATCTAAAAGAGACTGAATCAAATTGCAAAGAGAAAAGATAGATGTCAGCCAGGATTCCATGGAGATCGGAGATACCAGATTGTTCGACAATTGCTGCCACCAATTGTGCTGAATCCGATTCAAAGATCACAAATTACCAAAACTCTGTATTTTCtttattctctttctttttatcttttttaaaaaaaatttattgattataaTCCTTCGTAATACTAGTGATGAGATTGTTCTTAGGTCTTCATTGTTCGAGtagttttggtattttgatttcaagtttttagttttttgaaattttctgtaaattttggtttacaaaaaaaataattagtgatttagtttagtttttgaatttatattaaatatattttacactGACTTATATTAGTTACACGTATCATTATTTTGTCACAATAaccaaatcataaaattaaactGACTTCGTCCAGTTAAAAGTCAAATTCACACAATTGATTTATTTATGGATTAGTTCGATTTGAATAAAAAACTcaatttgattgatttgtgttttttttgtttgcattcTTACTCCTTATACAAGGTCAAATAATCattctttcatttgttttttctaataaatagataaaatttgATTTCAATCCAACATTTTTATCGACCAAACCattaaatatctatattttactaAATTGCAGTTGTAAAAATTACTAATAGATTATTTGCTCTTTTCcgttttggaatatgacaatttttattaactttatataatattttataatatatatgataattccatttatgtagaaaatagcaattttaaatCTAACACTTGATCATGtgtaatatttcattttttacttaATTCATCATAAATTCATAATTATGCAGATACCATATCAATATTGGACGTTAATTCTAGCTATAATTTAAGTTattgaaaatcaaataattaatagaTATATTACTTACATTTATTATTGTTACTACTACTTAATTTACAAGCCATAAtccattaaaataatatttgaaccGAAAATGCCCTTCAGCAAATGATAGCATGATAAGTGTCAGTTTTTGGCtcaaggaaagaaaaaaaattcaattttatagtattaagtttttaacgagtaaaaattatcaaaaaaattaccTTAAATTTTACTACCTTGTGTGTCAAcaagataaatgaaaagatgtatctaacctatactaaaagCCAAATATAAACCCCATTTAGCCTGTCCACATAGGACTATAAATTCTAGCCAATCATATAGCTTCATCTCTCCACATCACCACCGAATATTGGATCATCGAATTGGACATTGTTTGTGGGCCAATCATATATTGTTTTCGGCCTATCTGTAAGAAGCTTCGGTTGCGTCTTTACACGTTCCTTTCTAATTCTTCGAAACGTTAGAGGTTATTAATTCATCGCTTTAACAAACCTCTTAATACCATCAATCCGCGTCTGAGCATGATCTGAGATTGATGCATCTTATCCCTCTGCAAGTTGGTCTCTATGCACCTATAAAAGGTAAGCCCTCTTTCCTTGAACATCATCCTCTCAATCCGTGATAACACCAAAGTTAATTTTATTGTGTGAATGGCTAACTAATCAATCTTTCTTCTTTAGTGGCTTCTCGCTGCAACACAAGAAACTGCGATGAACGGAGAGTCCTCATCGGTTCGAATCAGCCCTAAGCACGAAGGAGTCGTGGAGATCTCTGATTCTGTACCTCTCATTCCTCCTCTCGGGATCTCGGTCATCATggtcactctcttcttcttcttatgatttgAATCTGAAATTGAAATTTGATATTGGATTATGGATTATGGAGTTTTAGTTCGTCTACGAAATGAAAGTGTATCCTTGATGTCCTGAATATTGCTTGATTGTCTGTAAGgcttattgttttgtctatttaACATAGAAAGTTTAGGTCTTGGATTGTTTGTGTTTAACCACAAGCGCAACATTGTTTTGTAGCTCTGTTTGAGAGAAATTTAGTGTTTGAATCCATATGTGTTTTTGatgccaaaaatataattttctgcTGTTTATCTGTGTTTAGATACGTGGCTATGTGAGGAGATGGAGTTGAGATGAGGATGATAGCTCTCACTTCACCTTGAAATAATTGATCGACCCGTTCAAGATGACTGACTACTCGGTTACTCTCGGTTGACAAGGAGGCGTTTACTCACTGAAAAATCTCTTCCGAAGTGTTTTCCTTTCCAAGAGTCTGCTCAAttgattgatttttcttttttcacctTCTCTGCAAAACTTTTTTGGTAGCCAAGAGTCACTTTTTATAAACTTCAGGCTTCTGAACTCTCATTCTAAAAATGGATTTTTGTGTGGTTCTCTCATTCTATGATCTTTTGTTCGTCTGATATGTTCGATTTCAAAAGCAAGTTGTTATCTAATTAAAGCATTGTCTTTATAGGAACAGAAGCGATGATGACAAGAGAAGAAAGCTGAGTCCTCTGGAAAGAAACAACACAATAAGTAATTTAGAAGAACAAAGGGAGCTGAAGTTGCAAGACATGTGGACTGTCCGTTGCattagcttttttattttatttccaaGTTCAACGAAGTCAGAGCACTTCAAGTCTTTTATAGATTATGTTTTGTTGctctatattttctaaatttgcACCGCTCAGACATTTGCAAGTTAATAAATTTGCACTTCCACCCAGACTGGCCTTATCCAGTTTACCTTACCGGCTTACACTCACAACGccttatagtttttaatttaatttcaaatcacTACAAAGTCATATGACTTCAAATCGTCAGCACATCTATTTCTTTAGCtctatttgttaagaaataaGCACCACACTTCACTTCAAATCGTCTGCACATGGAAAGCATTATTATctaaatgaataatttattccTGCGACACCACACTTCCTGATACCATCATTAACATCTCAAACAAGTTACATATGGTTCATTAAATCTACATAATAACAACATTCCACGAgatatattgaaaacaaaacATTAGGAGTGCAAGAATGACACATAACAttaagccaaaaaaaaagaatgacaCATAACATCATGCGTGAACGACAACAAATCACTTTAAAGCTGTGGAGGGATAGTTTATATGTTGCTTCGGTGAAAATGTTAAACTCATCCTCTCTAATGTTATTTTATTCACTCTCATATATGGttacaaaattaaaacacaTATTCTTCCTTACTTCTCATGCAagtaaatcaaaactaaaactcATCCGGAATAGCAGCCGACGTCTTAATAAGCATTATCACAACCactaataataacaaaatatgttactATTCACAAAGGTGAGTAAGAAATTTCtgaatgtaaaatatataccaTCCATTTAATTAGAGTGATCACAATGGCACTACTTAATAATTAATatccataaatatattttccttttataatttaataattaataattagagTGAGCACAATGGCATTAGACTTTAGAGTGATCACAAGTTTAACTTCAATCGATTACTTAATAATTCGATTACTTCATAATTAATATCCATAAAtatgttttacttttcttttataatttatgtttttattgcaTGTATAAAAACGTAACCATCGGTTTGGCTTACTCTTCTTTACTAATAAAGATTTACTAGGTATTTTGCCCGCACATACGGGCATAAACTTCTTATGGATACTTATTAgcttatgttttattaatctaaaaccaacataataagttattatttattgttttaaatagttaaatcaaacatcaaagtatttatatatgtcaaatattttttatcaaaatatatacttactattgtgttatttttttttaaaacactcatatcttagaaatagtttagaaaatttttttatatgatttttttgcttgagtaatattattattaattgtttttatcttaaatttttaaagtttataataaaatattgttttcagatagcaacacaatatagataagaataatcttattttttataattctattatattattttataatcaattatttaatgtaacatataacatataaaatttatactattaaaataaaattcatttttaataatatataaaattcagtgaagatattgtttattttttttttaaaatataacacagaaatttaatattattaacattcgttttaattatatacaagattcattaaggatatttttaaattaatatattaatgacTCATCTAATAACagataataaatcaataatttagttaaaacctaataaaacatgacaaataagcaaaattaggGTTCCTGGAAAAATGAAGAACCTTATTCAGGTCAAGGATGGTATAGCATACTCGAGGGCTTTCAGGGATTGATGGGTGCAAGAAATTCTAGGGCATGTATTTCACCTCTTCATGCAGAGATGGAAGCATtgatatgggcaatggaatgtatgaagaatttacaTCAGTTTCAAGTTACTTTTGCTAcgaattgttctcaattggtgaagatggtttcggaaccagaggaatggccGGCGTTTGAGAGTTATCTGCACGACATAAAGCTACTGAAGACATGTTTTACTagctcagagatcattcatgtaccccggacaagaaaaacaaaaggcggatagtctagcacgatGTGCCAGAAaacaatcgtctttcgtcgttcacatggatgcggagttaccgtATTGGTTCGCAGaatctatatgagtctgtttgttgatgacaaaaaaaaaaaaaataagcaaaattatctaaaatcatagagaacatgacaaataagcaaaatcacttcataaataatagtgtAGATTTTATCAGTTGATTTTCATCATTCAGATATTAACATCATAATTCTTATTTACACATTTTTTAGGATAAGAATTTAATTTAGAAAACATTGTATTATTGTAAAACGTTATCGTCACATTTactatcaaattatatataaagttatacaaattttaatatataatatctatagGTATATACGGATAACGGTTAGCATGATCAACTTATTGCACAAGTAAATGACAAACTattgttcatatttttttcttcgatTTTAAGGCATCCATGTTGTCTAATTTTCTCCAAGCTACACTCATCAAGGAGAGTTAATGGCATTCTCTTTGATATTGACCATTTCAGCAGCTTCTTTAAAGCTTGCTCTTTCCATCGCATCCCTATATTATGTAATAAAGAGGTTGATGCAGTGGCAAAATCAACTCTCTTATCTCTAAACTTGACAATTTTTTGTGGTGGGTAAACTtgcttttattttaatgaatcgTAGCTCGGTCAAAAAATgtgattaattttaataatattcgTTTGGTCTTTATCACATTATTGTTTCATTGTAACAAAAGCAGTCTAGGATCATCGAAAATTAAATGAGATGTGCTAATTTAGAAAACAAGGTAAACattattgtttcttattttgtatatacgaataagtaaatataaatatacaatacaTAATAACTAAAcatcttcatatatattaaaataaaaaaaacattattgttTGTCGGAAAATTTTAAGAGGCAAACACATAAGAAACGGTTCTTTTAAGTCGACAGATGATGATTTTCCACAATAAAGGTAGATGATGACAAACTTAGTTTACGATAATACTTTTTGTGTGTGACTGTATATAAAAATGAGAGCAACTTAGAAAATTTAACATTCGATTTAGATTAAGTCTACAACTATTTGTTagatgtttttttgttgttgttcagaaaaaaaaagatgttgttttgttaaaaataattgagGTGACATGTCGTTATAAGCTAAattataacaaacaaaaaatctattttatgattttaagtaggggtgttcaatccggatatcggttcggtttcggttcggttattttcggtttt encodes:
- the LOC106442422 gene encoding bifunctional dihydrofolate reductase-thymidylate synthase 1-like, with translation MTTTLNADAITPDPQRTYQVVVAATKQMGIGKDGKLPWNLPTDLKFFKDITQTTSDPTKKNAVVMGRKTWEAIPTKHRPLPGRLNVVLTRSGGFDIANTENVVTCSSVDSALHLLAAPPYCLSIERVFVIGGGDILREALNMPSCDAIHLTEIDTSIECDTFIPEVDACVYQPWCSSVPVTENGLRFRFTSFVRVKSSADESSSNGSQQSPLQFNGKRFSFLPKMVFDQHEEFRYLNMVGDIISNGNVKNDRTGTGTLSKFGTQMKFNLRRSFPLLTTKRVFWRGVVEELLWFISGSTNAKVLQGKGIHIWDGNASREYLDGIGLSEREEGDLGRVYGFQWRHFGAKYTDMHADYTSQGFDQLADVIDKIKNNPDDRRIILSAWNPSDLKLMALPPCHMFAQFYVAEGELSCQMYQRSADMSLGVPFNIASYSLLTCMLAHVCDLVPGDFVHVIGDAHVYRTHVRPLQEQLQNPPKPFPINAEKKDIDSFVADDFDLIGYEPHKKIEMKMAV